One Halobaculum roseum DNA segment encodes these proteins:
- a CDS encoding transcription initiation factor IIB family protein has product MYRASDEVEHEEWLSRLHRAAESLELSAEARSNATDMFLSAVPEEDRSKPAMAAAALYAGALIAGDERPQTAVADAMDVTRLSVQQHWKNVLEDAGFRPPSW; this is encoded by the coding sequence GTGTACCGCGCCAGCGACGAGGTGGAACACGAGGAGTGGCTCTCGCGGCTCCACCGGGCCGCCGAGTCGCTGGAGCTGTCCGCGGAGGCCCGTTCGAACGCGACCGACATGTTCCTCTCGGCCGTCCCCGAGGAGGACCGGTCGAAGCCCGCGATGGCCGCGGCCGCGCTGTACGCCGGCGCGCTCATCGCCGGCGACGAACGCCCGCAGACCGCGGTCGCCGACGCGATGGACGTGACCCGCCTCTCGGTTCAGCAGCACTGGAAGAACGTCCTCGAGGACGCCGGCTTCCGTCCGCCGTCGTGGTAG
- a CDS encoding NOP5/NOP56 family protein, producing MTTDDAAPRAWFDAGDDESPADRVRDGDADAPADWPALAVETGFAADEDDYYAKLREATVEAARAEVDERERADDRQLLHAVRAMDDADRVANELAERVSEWAGTLFPDAGTGVDGCREIAERDPEGPAEERVVSLATRVADLDREADELESFIESRAPVAAPNLAALAGPVLAARLISLAGGLETLAKKPSGTLQVLGAEDALFAHLRGHGSSPKHGVIYTHEYVRGTRPEDRGSASRALAGKLTIAARIDHYSGDYRPELEAELDERMRTIRARAADDGGDSE from the coding sequence ATGACTACCGACGACGCCGCCCCCAGGGCGTGGTTCGACGCCGGCGACGACGAGTCGCCGGCCGACCGCGTCCGCGACGGCGACGCCGACGCGCCGGCCGACTGGCCGGCGCTCGCCGTCGAGACCGGCTTCGCCGCCGACGAGGACGACTACTACGCGAAGCTCCGCGAGGCGACCGTCGAGGCGGCCCGCGCAGAGGTCGACGAGCGCGAGCGCGCCGACGATCGCCAGCTGCTCCACGCGGTTCGCGCGATGGACGACGCCGACCGCGTCGCGAACGAGCTCGCCGAACGCGTCTCCGAGTGGGCGGGCACGCTGTTCCCGGACGCCGGAACCGGCGTCGACGGCTGCCGGGAGATCGCCGAGCGCGACCCGGAGGGGCCGGCCGAGGAGCGCGTCGTCTCGCTGGCGACCCGCGTCGCCGACCTCGACCGCGAGGCCGACGAGCTGGAGTCGTTCATCGAATCGCGCGCGCCGGTGGCCGCCCCGAACCTCGCAGCGCTCGCGGGGCCGGTACTTGCCGCCCGGCTCATTTCGCTGGCCGGCGGACTGGAGACGCTCGCGAAGAAGCCGTCCGGGACGTTGCAGGTGCTCGGCGCCGAGGACGCGCTGTTCGCGCACCTTCGCGGCCACGGCTCCTCGCCGAAACACGGCGTCATCTACACCCACGAGTACGTCCGCGGCACCCGCCCCGAGGACCGCGGCTCCGCCTCGCGGGCGCTCGCGGGGAAGCTGACGATCGCCGCCCGCATCGACCACTACTCGGGCGACTACCGCCCGGAGCTGGAGGCGGAGCTGGACGAGCGGATGCGGACGATCCGCGCCCGCGCCGCCGACGACGGCGGTGATTCGGAATGA
- a CDS encoding universal stress protein, with product MYEDILLATNGGVASINATDHALDLAADRARLLDDLDIAVDREATLHALFVVDEAAITTYPGDEYVDGHEGPEYGFEDLGEETLADVRDRGTGAGVAVETHLRHGTPDETILEVADEIDADLIVAGSQRRPDEYRTLVGSVTERVVRASDRPVLVVKTPVDEEGEPIV from the coding sequence ATGTACGAGGACATCCTGCTGGCGACCAACGGCGGCGTCGCGTCGATCAACGCGACCGACCACGCGCTGGATCTCGCGGCCGACCGCGCCCGACTGCTGGACGACCTCGACATCGCGGTCGACCGCGAGGCGACGCTGCACGCGCTGTTCGTCGTCGACGAGGCCGCCATCACCACCTACCCCGGCGACGAGTACGTCGACGGGCACGAGGGGCCCGAGTACGGCTTCGAGGACCTCGGCGAGGAAACGCTCGCCGACGTTCGCGACCGGGGCACCGGCGCGGGCGTCGCCGTCGAAACCCACCTCCGTCACGGCACGCCCGACGAGACCATCCTGGAGGTCGCCGACGAGATCGACGCCGACCTGATCGTGGCGGGCAGCCAGCGACGCCCCGACGAGTACCGAACGCTCGTCGGCAGCGTCACCGAGCGCGTCGTCCGCGCGAGCGACCGGCCGGTGCTGGTCGTGAAGACGCCGGTCGACGAGGAGGGAGAGCCGATCGTCTGA
- a CDS encoding phosphopantetheine adenylyltransferase: MNVALGGTFDPVHDGHRALFERAFELGDLTVGLTSDELAPKTRHTDRYVRPFAERKRDLDDELAPLAAEHDREYEIRELTKPTGIAVEPGFDALIVSPETQSGAERVNEIREQKGLPSLRIEIVDHVPAEDGDRISSTRIVRGEIDRHGNLTPEREGRGTEPPDAE, encoded by the coding sequence ATGAACGTCGCGCTGGGCGGGACATTCGACCCGGTCCACGACGGCCACCGCGCGCTGTTCGAGCGCGCGTTCGAGCTGGGGGACCTCACCGTCGGACTCACCTCCGACGAGCTGGCCCCGAAGACACGCCACACGGACCGATACGTCCGCCCGTTCGCCGAGCGAAAGCGCGACCTCGACGACGAACTCGCGCCGCTCGCGGCCGAACACGACCGCGAGTACGAGATCCGCGAGCTCACGAAGCCGACCGGGATCGCCGTCGAGCCGGGCTTCGACGCGTTGATCGTCTCCCCGGAGACGCAGTCGGGGGCCGAGCGCGTCAACGAGATCCGCGAGCAGAAGGGGCTGCCGAGCCTCCGGATCGAGATCGTCGACCACGTGCCCGCCGAGGACGGCGACCGGATCTCCTCGACCCGGATCGTCCGCGGCGAGATCGACCGCCACGGAAATCTCACGCCCGAGCGCGAGGGTCGCGGGACCGAGCCGCCGGACGCGGAGTGA
- a CDS encoding winged helix-turn-helix domain-containing protein → MATDEAPDDGDEADGADDEDAPRTELREAAQRLESGAAEVADGFDERIVDLLAWLLDTETRARIYVFLREQPGSTSEEVADGTGLYPSTVREALAELHDEETVTRTKRESAGAGNNPYEYEAIDPAALVEGAVGQVQDQLNAVFTLDSRLSGDGESADGTDEPVRISVETERDDG, encoded by the coding sequence ATGGCTACCGACGAGGCCCCCGATGACGGCGACGAGGCGGACGGCGCCGACGACGAGGACGCCCCGCGAACGGAGCTTCGCGAGGCCGCACAGCGTCTCGAATCGGGCGCTGCGGAGGTCGCCGACGGCTTCGACGAGCGCATCGTCGACCTGTTGGCGTGGCTGCTGGACACCGAGACGCGGGCCCGGATCTACGTGTTCCTCCGCGAACAACCCGGGTCGACGAGCGAGGAGGTCGCCGACGGCACCGGGCTGTACCCCAGCACCGTTCGCGAGGCGCTCGCGGAGCTGCACGACGAGGAGACGGTTACCCGGACGAAGCGGGAGTCCGCCGGCGCGGGGAACAACCCCTACGAGTACGAGGCGATCGATCCCGCCGCGCTCGTCGAGGGCGCGGTCGGGCAGGTGCAGGACCAGCTGAACGCCGTGTTCACGCTCGACTCGCGGCTCTCCGGCGACGGGGAGTCGGCGGACGGGACCGACGAACCGGTTCGGATCTCGGTCGAGACAGAACGGGACGACGGGTAA
- a CDS encoding pyridoxamine 5'-phosphate oxidase family protein has translation MDSLSALRDHLDGLALSAHLATAVDDRPHVAPVWFVLDDDADAVWLFTGGRKLENIDRNPRVALSIESADRAGTVDWQATLLGTAARVDDPERAAWVERRLAETYAMHADTEADESADEGDESGHDRGDDDDGEVSSEGLVRVDVASGTLTEF, from the coding sequence ATGGATTCGCTCTCTGCGCTCCGGGACCACCTCGACGGACTCGCGCTGTCGGCCCACCTCGCGACCGCCGTCGACGACCGTCCGCACGTCGCCCCCGTGTGGTTCGTCCTCGACGACGACGCGGACGCGGTGTGGCTGTTCACCGGCGGGCGGAAGCTGGAGAACATCGACCGAAACCCCCGGGTCGCGCTGTCGATCGAGTCGGCCGACCGCGCCGGCACCGTCGACTGGCAGGCGACCCTCCTCGGCACCGCGGCGCGGGTTGACGACCCCGAGCGCGCCGCGTGGGTCGAGCGCCGCCTCGCGGAGACGTACGCGATGCATGCCGACACAGAAGCGGACGAGTCGGCCGACGAGGGTGACGAGTCCGGCCACGACCGGGGCGATGATGACGACGGCGAGGTGTCGAGCGAGGGACTCGTCAGGGTCGACGTTGCGAGCGGGACGTTGACGGAGTTTTGA
- a CDS encoding HalOD1 output domain-containing protein, with protein sequence MNNDLLGERKKTGEYDWEEVEPTVAIFELIAKFEHEENTETVPFLNLPLHTYVDTDALTTLVQSNGLVSISLNISHYHVQIHGNTVEITTVED encoded by the coding sequence ATGAACAATGACTTGCTCGGAGAAAGAAAAAAAACTGGAGAATACGATTGGGAGGAAGTTGAGCCGACAGTCGCCATTTTCGAATTGATTGCTAAATTCGAACATGAGGAGAATACAGAAACTGTACCTTTCCTCAATTTACCACTTCACACATATGTTGATACCGACGCCCTCACAACCCTTGTTCAGTCTAATGGTCTGGTTTCAATTTCCCTGAACATTTCCCATTACCATGTTCAGATTCACGGGAACACAGTCGAAATTACTACTGTCGAGGATTAA
- a CDS encoding tyrosine-type recombinase/integrase yields MSLDKPNTLERCPDFDSDMMEPNRTITIVRKGQRDFLTEKGAVDYYEYRKPFLTYLLRMGKDPEKAKGYSPYTVCQTGHRTARFDLWVWENRGGYKAPPDQEDARAYMEEVAFRDVTESTKGKILGALGRYSKWLQHKYNRDEWEFSWNFQSGGGNNGPRDFLTKPERRKIRQAALGKDGTPNYGTDGNPLKDDPDSWKFTSLVWTSLDAGLRPVEVGNARVSWCEPENALLRIPREDSAKNEGNWTVGITDRTATALEQWIDERSDHPRYADTDKLWLTRHGNRYGSNELSRILKDLCERAEISYQNRQMSWYAIRHSVGTHMTKERDLAATQAQLRHKSVKTTLKYDNVPVEDRRDALDNMG; encoded by the coding sequence ATGAGCCTCGATAAACCGAATACGCTGGAACGCTGTCCCGATTTTGATTCGGACATGATGGAACCGAATAGAACAATCACAATCGTTCGCAAAGGTCAACGCGATTTCCTCACCGAGAAGGGTGCCGTGGACTACTACGAGTATCGCAAACCCTTCCTCACGTACCTGCTTCGGATGGGAAAAGATCCCGAAAAAGCGAAAGGATACTCTCCCTACACCGTCTGCCAGACCGGACACCGGACGGCACGCTTCGACTTGTGGGTATGGGAGAACCGTGGGGGCTACAAAGCTCCACCCGATCAAGAGGACGCACGCGCCTACATGGAGGAAGTTGCGTTCCGTGACGTAACTGAATCCACAAAGGGCAAAATCCTCGGTGCGCTCGGACGCTACTCGAAGTGGCTTCAACACAAGTACAACCGCGACGAGTGGGAGTTCAGTTGGAACTTCCAGTCTGGGGGAGGCAACAACGGCCCACGCGATTTCCTGACGAAGCCCGAACGTCGCAAGATTCGACAAGCTGCGCTCGGGAAGGACGGCACTCCTAACTACGGGACTGACGGCAACCCTCTCAAAGACGATCCAGATAGCTGGAAATTCACGTCTCTCGTCTGGACGAGTCTCGATGCCGGCCTTCGCCCAGTAGAAGTCGGGAACGCTCGGGTAAGCTGGTGTGAACCCGAGAACGCCCTACTACGCATCCCGAGAGAGGATTCAGCCAAGAACGAGGGAAACTGGACGGTGGGAATTACTGACCGCACAGCGACCGCGTTAGAGCAATGGATAGACGAACGATCTGACCATCCGAGGTACGCAGACACCGACAAACTCTGGCTCACTCGGCACGGGAATCGATATGGTTCCAACGAACTGAGTCGAATACTCAAAGACTTGTGCGAGCGAGCGGAGATTAGTTACCAAAATCGGCAGATGTCTTGGTACGCGATCCGCCACTCTGTTGGGACCCACATGACAAAAGAACGTGACCTTGCAGCTACACAGGCCCAGTTACGTCACAAGTCGGTGAAGACTACGCTCAAGTACGATAATGTCCCGGTTGAGGATCGGCGTGACGCACTCGATAACATGGGTTGA
- a CDS encoding acyl-CoA thioesterase, translating into MVTLLDTYIENRERVQPDDTNNYDTAHGGNVAKWMDEVGAMSAMRLAGHPCVTASIDRLDFSRPIPRGDTCVIESYAYETGRTSIRVRLRAFRETPETGERELTTEATFVFVALDEDRRPTPVPDLTVETERGESLRSAALAADPDE; encoded by the coding sequence ATGGTCACCCTCCTCGACACGTACATCGAGAACCGCGAGCGCGTCCAGCCGGACGACACGAACAACTACGACACCGCCCACGGCGGCAACGTCGCGAAGTGGATGGACGAGGTCGGCGCGATGTCGGCGATGCGCCTGGCGGGTCACCCCTGCGTCACCGCAAGCATCGACCGACTCGATTTCTCGCGGCCGATCCCCCGCGGCGACACCTGCGTCATCGAGTCGTACGCGTACGAGACCGGGCGAACCTCGATCCGTGTCCGCCTCCGGGCCTTCCGCGAGACGCCGGAGACGGGCGAACGCGAGTTGACGACCGAGGCCACGTTCGTCTTCGTCGCGCTCGACGAGGACCGGAGGCCGACGCCCGTTCCGGACCTGACGGTCGAAACCGAGCGCGGCGAGTCGCTCCGCTCGGCGGCGCTGGCGGCCGACCCCGACGAGTAG
- a CDS encoding glutamate--cysteine ligase: MDTGSAAAFERMGTLGVEEEFFVVDGDGRPTSGSDQLVYGDREPPEPLGGRIDHELFKFVVETQTPLIEDPGSVRDHVVGVREALVEYAESYDLQIAGAGLHPAAVWRELDHAEKPRYRSQLDRIQYPQHRNTTAGLHVHVGVDDADKATWIANEIRWFLPPLLALSANSPFWNGYDTGLASARATVFENLPNTGIPGRFENFAAFDEFERRMVEHGSIEDRGELWFEVRPHTGHGTVEVRTPDGQSNPDVVCAFVEYVHALVVHLAERYEDEAQPGSAAGSDGSLRRELLDENKWRAIRNGRDASFVDRDGDSQVDLATVVDRECDRLGVEGLRYLLDRESGASRQRRIREREGLDGLCRDLLIDEHDA, translated from the coding sequence ATGGACACGGGTTCGGCGGCGGCGTTCGAGCGGATGGGCACGCTTGGAGTCGAGGAGGAGTTCTTCGTCGTCGACGGCGACGGGCGTCCGACCTCGGGCAGCGACCAGCTCGTGTACGGTGACCGCGAACCGCCCGAGCCGCTCGGGGGGCGGATCGACCACGAGCTGTTCAAGTTCGTCGTCGAGACCCAGACGCCGCTCATCGAGGACCCCGGATCCGTTCGCGATCACGTCGTCGGGGTCAGGGAGGCGCTCGTCGAGTACGCGGAGTCGTACGACCTGCAGATCGCCGGCGCCGGACTCCATCCGGCCGCCGTCTGGCGCGAACTCGATCACGCGGAGAAGCCCCGCTACCGGTCCCAGCTGGACCGGATCCAGTACCCCCAACACCGGAACACGACGGCGGGACTGCACGTCCACGTCGGCGTCGACGACGCGGACAAGGCGACGTGGATCGCCAACGAGATCCGGTGGTTCCTCCCGCCGCTGTTGGCGCTGTCGGCGAATTCGCCGTTCTGGAACGGCTACGACACCGGGCTCGCGTCGGCGCGGGCGACGGTGTTCGAGAACCTCCCGAACACCGGGATCCCGGGTCGGTTCGAGAACTTCGCCGCCTTCGACGAGTTCGAACGGCGGATGGTGGAGCACGGCTCCATCGAGGACCGCGGCGAGCTCTGGTTCGAGGTGCGCCCGCACACGGGCCACGGCACCGTCGAGGTGCGCACGCCCGACGGGCAGTCGAACCCGGACGTCGTCTGCGCGTTCGTGGAGTACGTTCACGCGCTCGTCGTCCACCTGGCGGAACGGTACGAGGACGAGGCCCAGCCCGGATCCGCGGCTGGGTCTGACGGGAGCCTTCGACGCGAACTCCTCGACGAGAACAAGTGGCGCGCGATCCGGAACGGCCGCGACGCGTCGTTCGTCGACCGCGACGGCGACTCGCAGGTCGACCTGGCGACCGTCGTCGACCGCGAGTGCGACCGGCTCGGCGTCGAGGGGCTTCGATACCTCCTCGACCGGGAGTCCGGGGCGTCGCGACAGCGGCGCATCCGCGAGCGCGAGGGGCTCGACGGACTGTGTCGCGATCTGCTGATCGACGAGCACGACGCGTAG
- a CDS encoding fibrillarin-like rRNA/tRNA 2'-O-methyltransferase, with protein sequence MTDADASLPAGVRRREFDGRDRLATRGEPVYGEPTDDEWRAWDAGRSKLGGMLELGMETGLSGGETVLYLGAANGTTVSHVADFAGPTYAVEFSPRPVRDLLDACEPRPNLFPLLKDARRPETYAHVVEADCDVLVQDVATRGQADVAVRNRQFLADDGRLLLAVKARSEDVAAAPDAVFEEVLAELKSTYEVLETRRLDRFHEDHLGVVATPR encoded by the coding sequence ATGACCGACGCCGACGCGTCGCTTCCGGCGGGCGTCCGGCGTCGCGAGTTCGACGGCCGCGACCGGCTTGCGACGCGCGGGGAGCCGGTGTACGGCGAACCCACCGACGACGAGTGGCGCGCGTGGGATGCCGGCCGGTCGAAGCTCGGCGGGATGCTCGAACTCGGGATGGAAACCGGGCTCTCGGGCGGCGAGACGGTGCTGTATCTCGGCGCCGCCAACGGCACCACCGTCAGCCACGTCGCCGACTTCGCCGGGCCGACGTACGCTGTCGAGTTCTCGCCGCGTCCCGTGCGGGACCTGCTCGACGCCTGCGAGCCGCGGCCCAACCTCTTCCCGCTGCTCAAGGACGCCCGCCGACCCGAGACGTACGCCCACGTCGTCGAGGCGGACTGCGACGTGCTCGTGCAGGACGTGGCGACCCGCGGCCAGGCCGACGTGGCCGTTCGCAACCGACAGTTCCTCGCCGATGACGGCCGACTCCTGCTGGCGGTGAAGGCTCGCTCGGAGGACGTGGCAGCCGCTCCCGACGCCGTGTTCGAGGAGGTGCTCGCGGAGCTGAAGTCCACGTACGAGGTACTGGAGACTCGGCGACTCGACCGGTTCCACGAGGACCATCTCGGCGTCGTCGCGACGCCTCGGTAG
- a CDS encoding MFS transporter gives MTDASVSRLQFWTLYLSRFAGGFGSISLVILFPKLAAELGIEGVGAGLFYTVYTLAQTVMVVPLAWAGDRYDKRLVLVGTLLVGILTYGAFGFVSTEPQLLAVRAAQGIVFTGMGLMTLGLVGELATRGTRANRIGRANAAAFAASILGGLSAGFLYDYFDGAREVFLLIAGLYVVTFAATALLLSADDTRISGFPFSDLAVNRRILTLTSFRAQYAVAVTLVRNWIPFFAGYAAVNGGLAYPAFAVAVITVSEKFTNMLLQPFTGRLSDSAGRALFVFAGGGAYGLVALAVPFTPMVGEALGLPSSFPVVGAVSAAFVPLVLLNCGLGVADSFREPASMALFADEGSDGEGVASSFGIRELVWRPGSVIAPVVGGWLMANVGMDSVFYLGGGFALLGALTFLGVLWRFHGANALGEW, from the coding sequence GTGACGGACGCCTCCGTATCGCGACTCCAGTTCTGGACGCTGTACCTCTCGCGGTTCGCCGGCGGCTTCGGGAGCATCTCGCTCGTGATCCTCTTTCCGAAGCTCGCGGCCGAGCTCGGCATCGAGGGCGTCGGTGCCGGCCTGTTCTACACCGTCTACACGCTCGCCCAGACCGTGATGGTCGTCCCGCTCGCGTGGGCCGGCGACCGCTATGACAAGCGACTCGTCCTCGTCGGCACCCTCCTCGTGGGGATCCTCACCTACGGCGCGTTCGGGTTCGTCTCGACCGAGCCCCAGCTGCTCGCCGTCCGCGCCGCACAGGGGATCGTCTTCACCGGGATGGGGCTGATGACGCTCGGGCTCGTCGGCGAGCTCGCGACCCGCGGCACGCGCGCCAACCGGATCGGGCGCGCCAACGCGGCCGCCTTCGCCGCCTCCATCCTCGGCGGCCTCTCGGCGGGGTTCCTGTACGACTACTTCGACGGCGCCCGCGAGGTGTTCCTCCTCATCGCCGGGCTCTACGTCGTCACCTTCGCCGCGACCGCGCTCCTCCTCTCCGCGGACGACACCCGGATCTCGGGGTTCCCGTTCTCCGATCTCGCGGTGAACCGCCGGATCCTCACGCTCACCTCCTTCCGTGCGCAGTACGCCGTCGCGGTGACGCTCGTCCGTAACTGGATCCCCTTCTTCGCGGGCTACGCCGCCGTCAACGGCGGCCTCGCGTATCCGGCGTTCGCCGTGGCCGTCATCACCGTCTCCGAGAAGTTCACCAACATGCTCCTCCAGCCGTTCACCGGCCGGCTGTCGGACTCGGCCGGGCGCGCCCTGTTCGTCTTCGCCGGCGGCGGCGCCTACGGCCTCGTCGCGCTCGCGGTGCCGTTCACGCCGATGGTCGGCGAGGCGCTGGGGCTCCCAAGTTCGTTCCCGGTCGTCGGCGCCGTCTCCGCGGCGTTCGTCCCGCTCGTGCTCCTCAACTGCGGGCTCGGCGTCGCCGACAGCTTCCGCGAGCCGGCGAGCATGGCGCTGTTCGCCGACGAGGGCAGCGACGGCGAGGGGGTCGCCTCCAGTTTCGGCATCCGCGAGCTGGTGTGGCGGCCCGGCTCGGTGATCGCGCCGGTCGTCGGCGGCTGGCTGATGGCGAACGTCGGGATGGACTCCGTGTTCTACCTCGGCGGCGGCTTCGCCCTACTTGGCGCGCTCACCTTCCTCGGGGTGCTGTGGCGGTTCCACGGCGCCAACGCGCTCGGGGAGTGGTAG
- a CDS encoding SHOCT domain-containing protein — translation MGNSREHIQVITPDNKLFAKLIIPTMSGGKSISQVEMGNISGGSVTNESQIDYVNNLIIHRDHIEIGVILFDNFNWNITGRMNVKTESSPNRTIRVGMENVTEIKREMIKHHPGLIFETDDHVFNFKFAESISKFQSTSNFDETIINEAYYMIKNQMGGGNFKQGIESGEDNPKDSSLTDELERLKQLHDEGDLNESEYEKAKNKLLE, via the coding sequence ATGGGTAACAGTCGCGAACATATTCAAGTAATCACCCCAGATAATAAATTATTTGCCAAATTAATCATACCTACTATGTCTGGAGGTAAATCAATTAGCCAAGTAGAAATGGGAAATATTTCAGGAGGATCTGTTACAAATGAAAGCCAGATAGACTATGTGAATAATCTAATCATACATCGAGATCATATTGAAATAGGAGTCATATTATTTGATAACTTTAACTGGAATATCACGGGAAGAATGAATGTAAAGACGGAGTCATCCCCAAATCGCACGATTAGGGTGGGAATGGAAAATGTCACAGAAATAAAAAGAGAAATGATAAAACATCATCCGGGCCTGATTTTTGAAACTGATGACCATGTATTTAACTTTAAGTTTGCCGAATCAATAAGTAAGTTCCAAAGTACCTCAAATTTTGATGAAACTATAATTAATGAGGCATATTATATGATAAAGAACCAAATGGGCGGCGGAAACTTCAAACAAGGAATTGAATCGGGTGAAGATAATCCGAAGGATAGCAGTCTAACTGACGAATTAGAGCGATTAAAACAACTCCATGATGAGGGAGATCTTAACGAGTCGGAGTACGAAAAAGCAAAAAATAAACTTTTGGAATAG
- a CDS encoding pyridoxal-phosphate-dependent aminotransferase family protein, with the protein MHQPELDETEAPEVGELTPPDRTLMGPGPSDVHPRVLRAMSTPLVGHLDPSFIEIMDETQELLRYAFRTDNQWTIPVSGTGSASMEAAIGNLVEPGDTMLVPTNGYFGGRMAEMARRAGGDVVEVDAPWGEPLDPVDVQTAFDEHQPDVFGFVHAETSTGVRQPDVPELTSIAHDHDAYVIADCVTSLGGVPLEVDEWGVDAAYSGPQKCLSCPPGASPLTLNDRAMDKVLGREEPARSWYLDLSLLEGYWGEERAYHHTAPITNVYALREALRLVAEEGIESRWARHRETAGALKAGVEAMGLEMNAADEYWLPSLNAVRVPDGVDDGAVISYLLEGYDLEIASGLGDLEGEIFRIGCMGHSARPANVSLLVSALGQTLAEHGADVDVGAGVEATASRL; encoded by the coding sequence ATGCACCAGCCCGAACTCGACGAGACCGAGGCCCCCGAGGTCGGCGAACTCACGCCGCCGGACCGAACCCTCATGGGTCCCGGCCCGAGCGACGTACACCCGCGGGTCCTTCGCGCGATGAGCACGCCGCTCGTCGGACACCTCGACCCGTCGTTCATCGAGATCATGGACGAGACGCAGGAGCTGCTCCGGTACGCCTTCCGCACCGACAACCAGTGGACGATCCCCGTCTCGGGCACGGGGTCGGCGTCGATGGAGGCCGCCATCGGCAACCTCGTCGAGCCGGGCGACACGATGCTCGTCCCGACGAACGGCTACTTCGGCGGCCGGATGGCCGAGATGGCGCGCCGCGCCGGCGGCGACGTGGTCGAGGTCGACGCGCCGTGGGGCGAGCCGCTCGACCCCGTCGACGTACAGACGGCCTTCGACGAGCACCAGCCCGACGTGTTCGGCTTCGTCCACGCCGAAACGTCGACGGGCGTCCGACAGCCGGACGTGCCGGAACTGACGAGCATCGCGCACGACCACGACGCGTACGTGATCGCCGACTGCGTCACGTCGCTGGGGGGCGTTCCCCTGGAGGTCGACGAGTGGGGCGTCGACGCCGCCTACTCCGGCCCCCAGAAGTGTCTCTCGTGCCCGCCGGGGGCGTCGCCGCTGACGCTCAACGACCGCGCGATGGACAAGGTCCTCGGGCGCGAGGAGCCCGCCCGCTCGTGGTACCTCGACCTCTCGCTGCTGGAGGGGTACTGGGGCGAGGAGCGCGCGTACCACCACACGGCGCCGATCACGAACGTCTACGCGCTGCGGGAGGCGCTGCGCCTCGTCGCCGAGGAGGGGATCGAGTCGCGCTGGGCGCGCCACCGGGAGACCGCGGGCGCGCTGAAGGCGGGCGTCGAGGCGATGGGGCTGGAGATGAACGCCGCCGACGAGTACTGGCTGCCGAGCCTCAACGCGGTTCGGGTGCCCGACGGCGTCGACGACGGTGCGGTCATCTCGTACCTGCTGGAGGGGTACGACCTGGAGATCGCCTCCGGGCTCGGTGATCTGGAGGGAGAGATCTTCCGGATCGGCTGCATGGGTCACTCCGCGCGTCCGGCGAACGTGTCGCTGCTCGTGTCGGCGCTCGGGCAGACGCTCGCCGAACACGGCGCCGATGTGGATGTCGGCGCGGGCGTCGAGGCGACGGCGTCACGGCTGTAA